The following proteins come from a genomic window of Lolium rigidum isolate FL_2022 chromosome 5, APGP_CSIRO_Lrig_0.1, whole genome shotgun sequence:
- the LOC124656692 gene encoding BTB/POZ and MATH domain-containing protein 1-like translates to MAEGKPCDCEIVPTSDSRVFRFRLRLSSPEAPLATTHVHASTVVAGCNCIAAYTHLRPSSKIQVVLSLRVRPPILDGAAKISTHMVFLDKTGSPARSMRMTMFSAPGFLIANRDDVIANCVVDNYFVVMCFVDIDWTTASSEEELPDLGHDLAIMWDKQEHTDVSFNIGGECFYAHRLVLAARSPVFKAELYGPMAESKMASITIQDMEASTFRSMLHYMYHGSLPNNDGKTDSFTLDQHLLVAADRYGLVMLKKICEDKLCANGIKLGSVVSLLELAEDHSCSKLKARCFDFLAGGDNFKVVATSGEYLHLMQTYPNLLVEARDRFKIPHEKPTIMESGSHKKARLC, encoded by the exons ATGGCCGAAGGCAAGCCATGCGATTGCGAGATCGTTCCTACAAGCGACTCTCGCGTCTTCCGTTTCCGGCTAAGGCTCTCGTCGCCCGAGGCTCCGCTTGCTACCACGCATGTACACGCGAGCACTGTCGTTGCTGGATGCAATTGCATAGCAGCTTACACGCATCTACGCCCGAGTTCAAAAATTCAGGTCGTTCTCAGTCTCAGAGTCCGGCCTCCCATTCTGGATGGCGCTGCCAAGATCTCTACGCATATGGTTTTTCTAGACAAGACCGGCTCACCTGCTCGTTCGATGAGGATGACCATGTTTTCTGCCCCTGG CTTCCTGATAGCAAACAGAGACGATGTTATTGCGAACTGTGTGGTGGACAACTACTTCGTGGTGATGTGCTTCGTGGACATTGACTGGACAACTGCATCGTCGGAGGAGGAGCTCCCGGATTTAGGTCATGATCTGGCCATTATGTGGGATAAACAAGAACACACTGATGTTTCCTTCAACATCGGCGGGGAGTGCTTTTATGCGCATCGCCTGGTGCTTGCGGCCCGATCGCCGGTTTTTAAAGCAGAGCTCTATGGCCCGATGGCTGAAAGCAAGATGGCATCTATAACCATTCAAGATATGGAGGCCTCAACCTTCAGATCTATGCTCCATTACATGTACCATGGttcattgcctaataatgatGGCAAGACTGATTCTTTTACTCTGGACCAGCATCTGCTTGTAGCTGCTGATAGGTACGGGTTGGTGATGCTTAAAAAGATTTGTGAGGACAAACTATGTGCCAATGGTATCAAGCTAGGCAGTGTAGTTTCATTGTTGGAGCTGGCGGAGGACCATTCCTGCTCCAAACTCAAAGCTAGGTGCTTCGATTTCCTCGCGGGTGGCGATAATTTCAAGGTGGTTGCGACATCTGGTGAGTACCTCCATTTGATGCAAACCTATCCGAATCTCCTGGTCGAAGCACGCGATAGGTTCAAGATACCACATGAAAAGCCGACCATCATGGAATCTGGTTCTCACAAGAAAGCCAGATTGTGTTAG